One window of the Salvelinus alpinus chromosome 13, SLU_Salpinus.1, whole genome shotgun sequence genome contains the following:
- the stc2b gene encoding stanniocalcin-2, with the protein MEMLLTFSLALFLIAFQQLLATDPIEFHEIPQDIHLNQQKRRLSLQNTAEIQHCLVNAGDVGCGMFECFNNNSCEIQGLHDICMTFLHNAGKFDSQGKSFIKDALKCMAHGLRHRFSCVSRKCLAVNEMVFQLQRECYVKHNLCSAVRENVNVMVEMIHFQDLFPKGPHVELVNILLGCGEEVRTAIARRVRMQCEQNWGALCGSLSLCSLGRSDDTQHITITSATLQGKSALPPAGQLSLPNTEQDQPRTDQQGEEGSLHPSESLSHNPLDDATDPGLAVPSQAPSTAVQG; encoded by the exons ATGGAGATGCTACTTACATTTTCTTTAGCGCTCTTTTTAATAGCGTTTCAGCAATTATTGGCGACAGATCCAATCGAATTTCACGAAATCCCTCAAGACATACATTTGAACCAGCAGAAAAGACGACTCTCACTGCAAAACACAG CGGAGATCCAGCACTGTCTGGTGAATGCTGGGGATGTGGGCTGTGGCATGTTCGAATGCTTCAACAACAACTCGTGTGAAATCCAAGGCCTACATGACATCTGTATGACATTTCTGCACAATGCCGGCAAGTTTGACTCCCAG GGGAAGTCCTTCATCAAGGATGCCCTGAAGTGCATGGCCCACGGCCTGAGGCACCGGTTCAGCTGTGTGAGCAGGAAGTGCCTGGCGGTTAACGAGATGGTGTTCCAGCTGCAGAGAGAGTGCTACGTCAAACACAACCTTTGTTCTGCTGTCAGGGAGAACGTCAACGTCATGGTGGAGATGATCCACTTCCAGGACCTCTTCCCCAAAGG GCCTCATGTGGAGCTGGTGAACATCCTGCTGGGCTGTGGCGAGGAGGTGAGGACGGCCATTGCACGGCGAGTGAGGAtgcagtgtgagcagaactggGGGGCCCTGTGTGGCAGCCTGAGTCTGTGCTCCCTGGGCCGCTCAGATGACACCCAACACATCACCATCACTTCCGCCACTCTGCAGGGCAAGAGCGCACTGCCCCCTGCTGGCCAGCTCTCCCTCCCCAACACCGAACAGGACCAACCAAGAACAGACCAGCAAGGAGAAGAGGGGAGCCTTCACCCCTCTGAGAGTCTCAGTCATAATCCCCTGGATGACGCCACAGACCCTGGGCTCGCTGTGCCCAGTCAAGCACCCAGTACCGCCGTCCAGGGGTGA
- the LOC139537803 gene encoding vesicle transport protein SEC20-like — MASSQDVHVRICGQEIIKYDLEIKALIQDIRECPGPQSVLKDFNSEVKERFNQLRLRIQNMEQMAKEQDRETEKQAILSETESNRRQMLSNQTAWRKANLACKLSIDNLEKDELLYGGDSTVRQRKATKESLVQTSGDITESLMSISRMMAQSVSQSEETIGTLATSSRTVLETDEEFKAMTGTIHLGRKLISKYNRRELTDKLLIFLAVALFLATVLYILKKRLFPFI, encoded by the exons atggCCTCTTCCCAGGATGTCCACGTTCGAATTTGTGGACAAGAAATAATCAAATATGATCTCGAAATTAAAGCTCTCATTCAG GACATTAGAGAATGTCCGGGGCCACAAAGTGTGTTGAAGGATTTCAACTCCGAAGTAAAAGAGAGATTCAATCAGCTGCGACTGAGAATCCAG AATATGGAGCAAATGGCCAAGGAacaagacagagaaacagaaaaacaagccatCTTGAGTGAGACAGAGAGTAATCGTAGACAGATGCTGAG TAACCAGACAGCTTGGAGGAAGGCAAACCTGGCATGTAAACTGTCCATTGACAACCTTGAGAAAGATGAGCTGTTGTATGGTGGAGACTCCACTGTGCGACAACG aAAAGCAACTAAGGAGAGTTTGGTCCAGACATCCGGTGATATCACAGAGAGCCTGATGAGCATCAGTCGTATGATGGCTCAGTCGGTTTCGCAGAGCGAGGAGACCATCGGCACTCTGG CTACGTCTTCAAGAACAGTCCTGGAAACGGATGAAGAGTTCAAAGCCATGACAGGAACCATACATTTGGGAAGGAAACTGATCTCAAAATATAACAGACGAGAATTAACTGACAAACTACTCATCTTTCTAGCAGTAGCTTTGTTTTTAGCAACTGTCTTGTACATTTTGAAAAAAAGGCTGTTCCCATTCATTTAG
- the crebrf gene encoding CREB3 regulatory factor isoform X1: MPQPGISGMDLPFGDFFQNYTFADQVLTSTDLLASNTDPDFMYELDREMTACLSPRVDHFTVGDCKEMECGEHLMELVDSDPAYSSNFEQWDTYWEDLTKYTRFTSCDIWGTKEAGLDDFSSPYQDEEVIARTPTLAQLNSEDSQPPVCDTLYHPDLLIGGQKQHTSLHPLSLSKKTAARPGPSSSCSNLVKNPLGDFAKGSQKATWPVPSSTETMSKAQGTSKMATLGYHCNDYVRKAKVRISMPHRPLVDMPMASHQVEAENHFTYSSKPPELATTSGCAAPVAAPATAASASASASTLAYEKTVELPRREMPPASVGTSGAVPPMLHYPVAGAGASETLVTASGTDPVSDKKKEEEHNYSLFLTRARLAGKALTEEEEEEEEEEEEEEEEVGEDEEDAEGVELDEDLDEDHDEGFGSEHELSENDDEEDEEDDDYEGDKDDDMSDAFSEPGSHISGCDNDAVEDVKGLTAGISRKRGKRRYFWEYSEQLTPSKQECLLKPSEWDRETLPSNMYQRNGPHHGKYTLKKSRRTDVEDLTPNPRKLLQIGNELRKLNKVISDLTPVSELPLTARPRSRKEKNKLASRACRLKKKAQYEANKVKLWGLGTEYDRLLFVINTIKEEIVNRVQDICDDKGTSMTETLDKLIQETLVKSPVAGQTSDFVNQILENTGKGDPTGGLVGLRVPTSRV, from the exons CCCGGCATCAGTGGAATGGATCTTCCCTTTGGGGATTTCTTTCAAAATTATACTTTTGCTGATCAGGTGCTGACCAGCACGGACCTGTTGGCGAGTAACACAGACCCAGACTTCATGTACGAACTG GACAGAGAAATGACTGCTTGCCTAAGTCCTAGAGTTGATCACTTCACGGTGGGGGACTGCAAGGAGATGGAGTGTGGGGAGCACCTCATGGAGCTGGTGGACAGCGACCCGGCCTACAGCTCGAACTTTGAGCAGTGGGATACGTACTGGGAGGACCTGACCAAGTACACCCGTTTCACCAGCTGTGACATCTGGGGCACCAAGGAGGCAGGCCTGGATGACTTCTCCAGCCCTTACCAAGACGAGGAGGTGATTGCCCGGACCCCCACCTTGGCTCAGCTCAACAGCGAGGACTCGCAGCCCCCTGTGTGTGacacactctaccaccctgatcTGCTGATAGGGGGCCAGAAGCAGCACACCTCCCTCCACCCACTCTCCCTGAGCAAGAAGACAGCCGCCCGCCCGGGCCCCTCCTCTTCCTGCTCCAACCTGGTCAAGAACCCCCTGGGCGACTTTGCCAAGGGTTCCCAGAAGGCCACCTGGCCTGTCCCCTCCAGCACAGAGACAATGTCCAAGGCCCAGGGAACCAGCAAGATGGCCACCCTGGGCTACCACTGCAATGACTACGTGCGCAAGGCAAAGGTTCGCATCAGCATGCCCCACCGGCCCCTAGTCGACATGCCCATGGCCTCCCATCAGGTTGAGGCTGAAAACCACTTCACATACAGCAGCAAGCCCCCAGAGCTGGCCACCACATCTGGCTGTGCTGCCCCCGTGGCTGCTCCTGCTACTGCAGCCTCCGCCTCTGCCTCCGCCAGCACCCTGGCCTATGAGAAGACGGTAGAGCTGCCTCGCCGGGAGATGCCACCCGCCTCAGTGGGCACGTCTGGAGCTGTGCCCCCTATGCTCCACTACCctgtagctggggctggggccagCGAGACCCTGGTGACTGCCAGTGGGACTGACCCAGTCTCTgacaagaagaaggaggaggagcacAACTACTCCCTGTTCCTAACCCGAGCCAGGCTGGCCGGGAAAGCCctcactgaggaggaggaggaggaggaggaggaggaagaggaggaagaggaggaggtgggggaggacgAAGAGGATGCTGAGGGGGTGGAGCTGGATGAAGATCTCGATGAAGATCATGATGAGGGTTTTGGCAGTGAGCATGAGCTCTCTGAGAATgatgatgaggaagatgaggaggacgatGATTATGAGGGGGATAAAGATGATGACATGAGCGACGCCTTCTCCGAGCCAGGTAGCCATATATCAG GATGTGACAATGACGCGGTGGAGGACGTGAAGGGGCTGACGGCAgggatctccaggaagaggggcaAGCGCCGCTACTTCTGGGAGTACAGCGAGCAGCTCACCCCCTCCAAGCAGGAATGCTTGCTCAAGCCCTCTGAGTGGGACAGGGAGACCCTGCCCAGCAACATGTACCAGAGGAATGGCCCACACCACG GGAAGTACACTCTGAAGAAGTCTCGGCGGACAGATGTGGAGGACTTGACCCCTAACCCTCGCAAGCTGCTGCAGATCGGGAACGAGCTGCGTAAGCTCAACAAAGTGATCAGTGATCTGACCCCGGTCAGCGAGCTGCCCCTCACAGCCCGCCCACGCTCCCGCAAGGAGAAGAACAAACTGGCGTCCAG GGCCTGTCGGCTGAAGAAGAAAGCTCAGTATGAGGCCAACAAAGTCAAGCTGTGGGGTCTGGGCACAGAATATG ATCGGCTTCTGTTTGTCATCAACACCATAAAGGAAGAGATAGTGAACAGAGTGCAGGATATCTGCGACGACAAGGGAACTAGCATGACTGAAACTCTGGACAAACTCATCCAAGAGACCCTTG TGAAGTCACCAGTTGCCGGGCAGACGTCTGACTTTGTTAACCAGATCCTAGAGAACACTGGCAAGGGGGATCCCACTGGAGGACTGGTCGGGCTGCGCGTACCCACGTCTAGAGTGTAG
- the crebrf gene encoding CREB3 regulatory factor isoform X2: MPQVLTSTDLLASNTDPDFMYELDREMTACLSPRVDHFTVGDCKEMECGEHLMELVDSDPAYSSNFEQWDTYWEDLTKYTRFTSCDIWGTKEAGLDDFSSPYQDEEVIARTPTLAQLNSEDSQPPVCDTLYHPDLLIGGQKQHTSLHPLSLSKKTAARPGPSSSCSNLVKNPLGDFAKGSQKATWPVPSSTETMSKAQGTSKMATLGYHCNDYVRKAKVRISMPHRPLVDMPMASHQVEAENHFTYSSKPPELATTSGCAAPVAAPATAASASASASTLAYEKTVELPRREMPPASVGTSGAVPPMLHYPVAGAGASETLVTASGTDPVSDKKKEEEHNYSLFLTRARLAGKALTEEEEEEEEEEEEEEEEVGEDEEDAEGVELDEDLDEDHDEGFGSEHELSENDDEEDEEDDDYEGDKDDDMSDAFSEPGSHISGCDNDAVEDVKGLTAGISRKRGKRRYFWEYSEQLTPSKQECLLKPSEWDRETLPSNMYQRNGPHHGKYTLKKSRRTDVEDLTPNPRKLLQIGNELRKLNKVISDLTPVSELPLTARPRSRKEKNKLASRACRLKKKAQYEANKVKLWGLGTEYDRLLFVINTIKEEIVNRVQDICDDKGTSMTETLDKLIQETLVKSPVAGQTSDFVNQILENTGKGDPTGGLVGLRVPTSRV, from the exons GTGCTGACCAGCACGGACCTGTTGGCGAGTAACACAGACCCAGACTTCATGTACGAACTG GACAGAGAAATGACTGCTTGCCTAAGTCCTAGAGTTGATCACTTCACGGTGGGGGACTGCAAGGAGATGGAGTGTGGGGAGCACCTCATGGAGCTGGTGGACAGCGACCCGGCCTACAGCTCGAACTTTGAGCAGTGGGATACGTACTGGGAGGACCTGACCAAGTACACCCGTTTCACCAGCTGTGACATCTGGGGCACCAAGGAGGCAGGCCTGGATGACTTCTCCAGCCCTTACCAAGACGAGGAGGTGATTGCCCGGACCCCCACCTTGGCTCAGCTCAACAGCGAGGACTCGCAGCCCCCTGTGTGTGacacactctaccaccctgatcTGCTGATAGGGGGCCAGAAGCAGCACACCTCCCTCCACCCACTCTCCCTGAGCAAGAAGACAGCCGCCCGCCCGGGCCCCTCCTCTTCCTGCTCCAACCTGGTCAAGAACCCCCTGGGCGACTTTGCCAAGGGTTCCCAGAAGGCCACCTGGCCTGTCCCCTCCAGCACAGAGACAATGTCCAAGGCCCAGGGAACCAGCAAGATGGCCACCCTGGGCTACCACTGCAATGACTACGTGCGCAAGGCAAAGGTTCGCATCAGCATGCCCCACCGGCCCCTAGTCGACATGCCCATGGCCTCCCATCAGGTTGAGGCTGAAAACCACTTCACATACAGCAGCAAGCCCCCAGAGCTGGCCACCACATCTGGCTGTGCTGCCCCCGTGGCTGCTCCTGCTACTGCAGCCTCCGCCTCTGCCTCCGCCAGCACCCTGGCCTATGAGAAGACGGTAGAGCTGCCTCGCCGGGAGATGCCACCCGCCTCAGTGGGCACGTCTGGAGCTGTGCCCCCTATGCTCCACTACCctgtagctggggctggggccagCGAGACCCTGGTGACTGCCAGTGGGACTGACCCAGTCTCTgacaagaagaaggaggaggagcacAACTACTCCCTGTTCCTAACCCGAGCCAGGCTGGCCGGGAAAGCCctcactgaggaggaggaggaggaggaggaggaggaagaggaggaagaggaggaggtgggggaggacgAAGAGGATGCTGAGGGGGTGGAGCTGGATGAAGATCTCGATGAAGATCATGATGAGGGTTTTGGCAGTGAGCATGAGCTCTCTGAGAATgatgatgaggaagatgaggaggacgatGATTATGAGGGGGATAAAGATGATGACATGAGCGACGCCTTCTCCGAGCCAGGTAGCCATATATCAG GATGTGACAATGACGCGGTGGAGGACGTGAAGGGGCTGACGGCAgggatctccaggaagaggggcaAGCGCCGCTACTTCTGGGAGTACAGCGAGCAGCTCACCCCCTCCAAGCAGGAATGCTTGCTCAAGCCCTCTGAGTGGGACAGGGAGACCCTGCCCAGCAACATGTACCAGAGGAATGGCCCACACCACG GGAAGTACACTCTGAAGAAGTCTCGGCGGACAGATGTGGAGGACTTGACCCCTAACCCTCGCAAGCTGCTGCAGATCGGGAACGAGCTGCGTAAGCTCAACAAAGTGATCAGTGATCTGACCCCGGTCAGCGAGCTGCCCCTCACAGCCCGCCCACGCTCCCGCAAGGAGAAGAACAAACTGGCGTCCAG GGCCTGTCGGCTGAAGAAGAAAGCTCAGTATGAGGCCAACAAAGTCAAGCTGTGGGGTCTGGGCACAGAATATG ATCGGCTTCTGTTTGTCATCAACACCATAAAGGAAGAGATAGTGAACAGAGTGCAGGATATCTGCGACGACAAGGGAACTAGCATGACTGAAACTCTGGACAAACTCATCCAAGAGACCCTTG TGAAGTCACCAGTTGCCGGGCAGACGTCTGACTTTGTTAACCAGATCCTAGAGAACACTGGCAAGGGGGATCCCACTGGAGGACTGGTCGGGCTGCGCGTACCCACGTCTAGAGTGTAG